The Manduca sexta isolate Smith_Timp_Sample1 chromosome 9, JHU_Msex_v1.0, whole genome shotgun sequence genome segment TTACGTATAAATATCACACGACTTTCCTAAggtcttttaaaatatatatatactgtaCTGAACTTAAAACATAAGTTAAccattatattacaaaaaagtgCTTTTTACTTTTACTATCATTGGAGACTTAAGTCTTACACAGTCAATTTACAGTATTAAATACGGTATACAAGCCTTGCATTCCACTTTACTGGCTTTAAATTTCaactacttatttaaaatctaaaatgaatAGCACAAAAATGTACTAATTTCTACTTAATTGGGCCCTTTTGGCTACATTGTTATGTACTGATCAACAATTGACTTGCTTTTAAACTGACCTGAAAGTAATCACGTATAGTTTAGAGCtcttttatcttaaaaaaaaatagaaggtTTAGAGAACAATAACTAAAGTTACTAACTGCAGGCCTGTCATAAAAAATAGCGTCAGCTGTAccaatataataacaattagtcttacttataaacttattttagcgttaaaaggtggttaagaatttcTTAGCTTTCAAAACATCACCGATTCCGAGTTTAAACCTCattaagagacaagatggcgggttttgacttacagctgattgagtaaatttgtgttttaactaaacatagctttgcgagatttttataagtaagactgaatgtGTTTAAATATCGTTTTGctgatttttaaatcttttttcaatacaaaaatatcttgagtgtaaatgtgtaaaatatttttaaacattatgttATTCTTTTCGATTTTCTTATTCTATCTTTGTAGACTGATTCTGGACATTCCTTTGCTATATCTAAAATTGTAggaactttatttaatacttaaactGATCTTTTATGTTTCAATGAAATAGGATGTTTTTACCGAAGTAATGATgagaattattttatgaattgtcatacatattaaatgaatgtaaaaaaCTTTACTCAATATtggtttcattaattattaaatttataaataaaatacataaaaactaatataaagaatataaggagacttatttaaaatttcttgaaCGATTtgtagttaattattaattttgtcttttGATTATATGTGATCAAAAacctatttatcaatatttttagtaataagaCAGATTATAAAATGTAGTGAATCTCCTAATAAATGAATGTCgagttatatttattgaagtttatatcgaatttacaaaattgtacctaatatataaatcaaaatggTGCTTATATTGTAACGGTTTTTGAACTTTTACAATGTGTATTACGTATTTATTGTAAGCTTGTGATAGTTTTGTTATgtagaaataaatcataataatttagtatattagtgttttattttgtaactctTCAATAGTCCAACGGATTATTAAAAGGTTTGCAATCTACGATGGCACTCTGTCTCTTGTATATTATGCCAAATTATGTAAAAGTTAATTAGATAACTTCCTTCaactatattaaataacattctgACTGAGCATTCTGACTTGATTCGTTAccctataggctatatataaaataaaatatcctctgtgaatatttataataacgaTAATAGCCGTAAATTAAGTAAACGATGCAATACTCAGAAAAACTACAGAAATTACATTTTACGACAACATTGagcaataatataacaaaactatttagaGAATACGTCCTAAACtatgtaatatgaaatatttcataatataaaacacgctGTAGCTATTAACTTTATCATTCGTTCTTATTATAGAATGATAGACTATAGTCTATATTTGGCCTACTTTTTATTAACTGTGCAAATAGTCAAGTGacaattgacatttatttatttcgtgtgatgcgaatttattgaaaaaaaaagttgcagCCTTTTTATGATTTTACGATGAATATTACCGACCTGACCTGATCGCAGGTATACGGTAGTCGCGTGTCGTGTATTATTGTGATGGAAGTGAGGAGTGACCACAACGACATGAGTCGTAGAGCGGGTGAACTCTTGCGGCGAATCAACCGCATCGCGGACGGTCCCATGACTCGAAAGAAACTGGTAATTATAGTGctatttgttgtgtttttacTGCTCTACATCGGGCCTTCTTTGATGAACTGGCTCTTCAGCGAGGAGAGCGGGACGAGTCATCAAAACGTGTGTCAGAAAAACTTTTTGAGTCCCTACGAGAACGCGCTCAATGAGTACGATGCCTATATGAGGCAAGAGACGTCGGCGACGCTCTCCTCTCTTAGCCACAACTATGTGCCTTACGTCGGAAACGGCTTATTGGGAATGGCGTTGGAACACGATTCACATCTGAACATTAAATATGGAAGGACTCTATCCTTACCTCTCTACTATCACCCTTTGTACATAGTAGATGATTACGAGATGAAAGAATTCACTGTGTCAGACTACAAAAATGGTATCATCAATAGATTCCAATGTTCAAACACTGGTGTACATATTTCATACCAATATTATGCACACAGAACTATACCATCACTATTTGTCCAAGAAATATGGATAAACAACCCCACAAACAAAGAGAAGATGTTACATATTTCAACACCCAGGGTATCAGACTGGGAGACAGCTGTAAAACAGACCGTAAAGCTGCATCAAGGTGTTGATACAAAAGAATATGAAGTTGTTACAGGAATGATTACAATACCTGACAGTGAAAATGTTATAGCAGCAGCTGTAGTGTCCAGGAAACTTAGTAACACCCTAAAAGTTGAGGCTCGAGATGGACTAGACCTGCTTATATTAACTACGGTACAATACAGCAGACCAATCAATAAAGCAGACTATGCAAAACATAAAGATTTAGTGGAGAAAAAAGCTTTAGAAGAAATGGAAAAAGTAATAGCACTCACAGGTGACCGGCCAGCTGTTAAGAAGCTGAAGGAAAACCATGCACGGGTATGGCAGGGGCTCTGGTACACaggattttatatttctgaCTCCAAAGCTGAAGGCATCATCAATGGAGACCGTATTAACGCGACAATCTATGCAATATTGTCACAAGTACGTAGCTATGAACATGAGGAGCATATAAAACCTGCAACAAAATCTGATATATTACGCTCCTTGACATATTCCGAAGGTTGCTATGAAGGGCATTCAACATTAGATGCTTTCAATTTATGGAAACCATTAAATAGTTTAGGCAATCTGAATGCAGTGGCCAGTGTGTGGTTATTGACATTAGAAAAGCAAGGCTGCCACAATCTGTTAAGAGCTGGTGCAAGTGGGGTGAACCA includes the following:
- the LOC115455676 gene encoding uncharacterized protein KIAA2013 homolog, encoding MEVRSDHNDMSRRAGELLRRINRIADGPMTRKKLVIIVLFVVFLLLYIGPSLMNWLFSEESGTSHQNVCQKNFLSPYENALNEYDAYMRQETSATLSSLSHNYVPYVGNGLLGMALEHDSHLNIKYGRTLSLPLYYHPLYIVDDYEMKEFTVSDYKNGIINRFQCSNTGVHISYQYYAHRTIPSLFVQEIWINNPTNKEKMLHISTPRVSDWETAVKQTVKLHQGVDTKEYEVVTGMITIPDSENVIAAAVVSRKLSNTLKVEARDGLDLLILTTVQYSRPINKADYAKHKDLVEKKALEEMEKVIALTGDRPAVKKLKENHARVWQGLWYTGFYISDSKAEGIINGDRINATIYAILSQVRSYEHEEHIKPATKSDILRSLTYSEGCYEGHSTLDAFNLWKPLNSLGNLNAVASVWLLTLEKQGCHNLLRAGASGVNQAMILSFGSLRFSNQHLEYNIHPSKLHRDFLFRRINYGNMTHVNISVIVQEDNKAAIFVALDRSDKTYYACDGGCLDSPVQLGPYRKYFPVKLTEPLTAILYITADKQHMEDLRHAIHVKEVVEAPPHENHIIALHKHGHSLGGLNPLFWISIIVLIVVFHLFLCRIIMNEFCDSGVSYRRLYNKP